One stretch of Halapricum desulfuricans DNA includes these proteins:
- a CDS encoding ATP-dependent helicase, with protein sequence MGVRELLADASVSFDPETVEIDDGDVLEALDPVVREWWVEQFGEFVPENGGFFTPPQKEAIPHIRDGENALIAAPTGSGKTLASFTGIINELFVRDRADELENSVYCLYISPLKSLANDIHRNLEVPLEGITEKLGERGEDVEIRHAIRHGDTDDSERRRMLEETPHILNTTPETLSILLNSPKFKGKLETVEYVIVDEIHSLAANKRGTHLSVSLERLEAMAEQSPTRIGCSATVEPLETMAEFLVGRCADGEPREYEIVDARFAREFDIELSTPTDDLIDAPPEVVTDRFYEQLHELIREHTNTIVFTNTRSGAERVLHNLRANFEAYDEDNSGAHHGSLSKDSREAIERQLKDGEIDVVTTSTSLELGIDMPHVDLVVQVGSPKSVAALLQRVGRAGHQLGETVTGRVVALDRDELIECAVMLKKAEEGFVDRVFVPEAAQDVAVQHVYGMAINGPRPEAEIREILTRAYPYRNYGDEQWESLMRYLTADYPGLEEKNVYAKIWRDTNDPPDGEYHYEEFDVGERLIGKRGRMARVIYMTNIGTIPDSFTCDVFTRSGEEWVGQLDEAYLDNLETGDVFVLGGEHFEFRYRRGSKVYVDRTSARPTVPSWFSERLPMSYDLGREILAFQRESLSRLSEGGRPAVRTWLREFPIDEHSVRAIARLFDEQVRYTGPESVATDGRLVIEEVRDRGEYERRYHVHSTYGRRFNDGFSRLLASHVAQQATANVQVAVADNGFTLSMPLNRKVDVEGLVADLDPDSVRADLRASLEGTDLLERYFRINATRALLILKRYKGYEKSASEQQFNADMLLDFATDLEEFAVVEETYREILEDKLNVDAIEDVLGSIQSGDISVNSIRVDSPTPRAFGLATLSASDVVLAEDESAVLQEFHERVLEAIGDEPADAATGD encoded by the coding sequence ATGGGTGTCCGGGAGCTCCTTGCCGACGCGAGCGTCTCCTTCGATCCCGAGACCGTCGAGATCGACGACGGGGACGTGCTGGAGGCGCTCGATCCGGTCGTCCGCGAGTGGTGGGTCGAACAGTTCGGCGAGTTCGTTCCCGAGAACGGCGGCTTCTTCACGCCGCCACAGAAAGAAGCGATTCCGCACATTCGCGACGGCGAGAACGCACTGATCGCAGCGCCGACGGGCAGCGGGAAGACGCTCGCCTCGTTTACCGGCATCATCAACGAACTGTTCGTCCGCGACCGGGCCGACGAACTGGAAAACTCCGTGTACTGTCTCTACATCTCGCCGCTCAAGTCGCTGGCCAACGACATCCATCGCAACCTCGAGGTACCGCTAGAGGGAATCACCGAGAAGCTCGGCGAACGCGGCGAGGACGTCGAAATTCGCCACGCGATCCGCCATGGCGACACCGACGACAGCGAGCGCCGGCGGATGCTCGAGGAGACTCCCCACATCCTCAACACGACCCCGGAGACGCTTTCGATCCTGCTCAACTCCCCGAAGTTCAAGGGGAAACTCGAGACCGTCGAGTACGTCATCGTCGACGAGATCCACAGCCTCGCCGCGAACAAACGCGGCACGCACCTCTCGGTGTCGCTTGAGCGACTCGAGGCGATGGCCGAGCAGTCGCCGACGCGGATCGGCTGTTCGGCGACCGTCGAGCCCTTAGAGACGATGGCCGAGTTTCTGGTCGGTCGGTGTGCTGACGGCGAGCCACGCGAGTACGAGATTGTCGACGCCCGCTTCGCCCGCGAGTTCGACATCGAACTCTCGACGCCGACTGACGACCTGATCGACGCCCCGCCGGAGGTCGTGACCGACCGCTTTTACGAGCAGCTTCACGAACTCATCCGGGAGCACACGAACACGATCGTGTTCACCAACACGCGATCGGGCGCGGAGCGAGTCCTGCACAACCTGCGGGCGAACTTCGAGGCCTATGACGAGGACAACTCCGGGGCCCACCACGGTAGCCTCTCGAAAGACAGCCGCGAGGCGATCGAACGACAGTTGAAGGACGGCGAGATCGACGTGGTGACGACCTCGACCAGCCTCGAGCTGGGGATCGACATGCCCCACGTCGATCTGGTCGTGCAGGTCGGCTCGCCCAAGTCCGTGGCCGCGCTGCTCCAGCGCGTCGGACGCGCGGGCCACCAGCTCGGTGAGACCGTCACCGGCCGCGTCGTCGCGCTCGACCGCGACGAGTTGATCGAGTGTGCAGTCATGCTCAAAAAGGCCGAAGAGGGGTTCGTCGATCGCGTGTTCGTCCCCGAGGCCGCTCAGGACGTCGCTGTCCAGCACGTCTACGGGATGGCGATCAACGGCCCCCGACCGGAGGCGGAGATCCGCGAGATCCTGACGCGAGCCTATCCCTACCGGAACTACGGAGACGAGCAGTGGGAGTCGCTCATGCGTTATCTCACGGCCGACTATCCCGGTCTCGAGGAGAAGAACGTCTACGCCAAGATCTGGCGCGACACCAACGATCCGCCCGACGGCGAGTACCACTACGAGGAGTTCGACGTCGGCGAGCGGTTGATCGGCAAGCGCGGGCGGATGGCTCGAGTCATCTACATGACCAACATCGGGACGATCCCCGACAGCTTCACCTGCGACGTGTTCACTCGGTCGGGTGAGGAGTGGGTCGGGCAACTCGACGAGGCGTACCTGGACAATCTCGAGACGGGTGACGTGTTCGTGCTGGGCGGCGAGCACTTCGAGTTCCGGTATCGCCGCGGCTCGAAGGTCTATGTCGATCGGACCTCGGCCCGGCCGACCGTCCCCTCGTGGTTCTCCGAGCGGTTGCCGATGAGCTACGACCTCGGACGGGAGATCCTCGCCTTCCAGCGTGAGTCCCTCTCGCGCCTTTCCGAAGGTGGCCGACCCGCAGTCAGGACGTGGTTGCGGGAGTTCCCGATCGACGAACACAGCGTCCGGGCGATCGCGCGGCTGTTCGACGAGCAGGTCCGGTACACCGGCCCCGAGAGCGTCGCGACCGACGGGCGACTCGTCATCGAGGAGGTGCGCGACCGCGGGGAGTACGAACGGCGATATCACGTCCACTCGACGTACGGACGGCGGTTCAACGACGGCTTCTCACGGTTGCTGGCCTCCCACGTCGCTCAGCAGGCGACCGCAAACGTCCAGGTCGCGGTCGCTGACAACGGCTTCACGCTCTCGATGCCGCTCAACCGGAAAGTCGACGTCGAGGGGCTCGTCGCCGACCTCGACCCCGATTCGGTCAGAGCGGACCTGCGGGCGAGTCTGGAAGGGACGGACCTGCTGGAGCGGTATTTCCGGATCAACGCCACGCGGGCGCTGCTGATCCTCAAACGCTACAAGGGCTACGAGAAGTCCGCCAGCGAACAGCAGTTCAACGCCGACATGTTGCTGGATTTCGCGACCGACCTCGAGGAGTTCGCGGTCGTCGAAGAGACCTACCGGGAGATCCTCGAAGACAAACTCAACGTCGACGCCATCGAGGACGTTCTCGGATCGATCCAGTCTGGTGACATCAGCGTCAACTCGATCCGCGTAGACTCGCCCACGCCGCGGGCGTTCGGCCTGGCGACGCTGTCGGCCAGCGACGTCGTGCTCGCCGAGGACGAGTCCGCAGTGCTGCAGGAGTTCCACGAGCGCGTGCTCGAAGCGATCGGCGACGAACCCGCGGACGCGGCGACGGGTGACTAG
- a CDS encoding sensor histidine kinase has protein sequence MGSPHTVLVVDELPEVDTIAGTVSQRERLTAESVTSSDGALARLSEREFDAVVAEIRPPTIDGLDLLDTIRIDQGRDLPVVIFTSESEADIAIEALNRDADRYVRKQGDLRAKTEELADVLLSEIESYQQRRQRELFGEIVEELDDPVVYQNLDGEFEVVNRAVAEYANRPKSELIGADEYAFMDEQAADAIEAKKDRVIDEETALTYEVRPSFPEAGTRWFSTLRYPHYDGNGQVDGTVAICRDVSELKHKEQALRRERDRLEEFASFVSHDLRNPLDAASARLELLGENCESPHIEDIETNLEHMEQLVTDLLSLAQQGDVVGSVEPVALQAAVERAWENTETDNVGLHVEGDPVVRADPDRITTLLENLFQNADQHSDGDVTVVVGELENGFFVADNGPGIPPDERDTVFESGYSTDKRGTGFGLAIVRQIVEAHGWAIAIADSEYGGARFEITGVEAVEP, from the coding sequence ATGGGAAGTCCGCACACGGTGCTTGTCGTCGATGAGCTGCCTGAGGTGGACACGATCGCCGGGACGGTATCCCAGCGCGAGCGGCTCACAGCCGAATCCGTGACGTCGTCCGACGGCGCTCTCGCGCGACTGTCCGAGCGGGAGTTCGACGCCGTCGTCGCCGAGATTCGACCACCGACGATCGACGGACTCGATCTACTCGACACGATTCGGATAGATCAAGGTCGCGATCTGCCGGTCGTCATTTTCACGTCTGAGAGTGAGGCCGATATCGCAATTGAAGCGCTCAACCGCGATGCGGACCGGTACGTCCGAAAGCAGGGCGACCTGCGAGCAAAGACCGAGGAGCTGGCTGACGTCTTGCTGTCCGAGATCGAGTCGTATCAACAGCGGAGACAACGGGAGCTCTTCGGAGAGATTGTCGAAGAACTCGACGACCCCGTAGTGTACCAAAATCTGGACGGGGAGTTTGAGGTCGTCAACCGGGCCGTGGCCGAGTACGCGAACCGACCGAAGTCGGAGTTGATCGGTGCCGACGAGTACGCGTTCATGGACGAGCAGGCCGCCGACGCCATTGAGGCGAAAAAAGACCGCGTAATCGACGAGGAGACTGCGCTCACTTACGAGGTTCGACCGTCGTTTCCGGAGGCGGGCACCCGCTGGTTCTCGACGCTTCGGTATCCCCACTACGACGGCAACGGACAGGTCGACGGGACCGTTGCGATCTGTCGAGACGTTTCGGAGCTCAAGCACAAGGAGCAGGCGCTCAGACGGGAACGGGACCGACTCGAGGAGTTCGCCAGTTTCGTCTCACACGACCTTCGAAACCCGCTGGACGCGGCCAGCGCTCGACTCGAACTACTCGGTGAGAACTGCGAGTCGCCCCACATCGAGGACATCGAAACGAACCTCGAACACATGGAGCAGTTGGTTACCGACCTGCTGTCGCTGGCACAGCAAGGCGATGTCGTCGGCAGTGTCGAACCCGTGGCGCTACAGGCGGCTGTCGAACGCGCCTGGGAGAACACCGAGACGGACAACGTCGGACTCCACGTCGAAGGCGACCCGGTCGTCCGGGCGGATCCGGATCGGATCACGACACTCCTGGAAAATCTCTTTCAGAACGCGGACCAGCATAGCGACGGCGATGTCACCGTCGTCGTCGGCGAGTTGGAAAACGGCTTTTTCGTCGCTGACAACGGCCCCGGCATCCCGCCGGACGAACGGGACACAGTCTTCGAGAGCGGCTATTCGACCGACAAACGCGGAACAGGCTTCGGATTGGCGATCGTCAGACAGATCGTCGAAGCACACGGCTGGGCAATCGCGATCGCGGACAGCGAGTACGGCGGCGCACGGTTCGAGATCACGGGTGTCGAAGCCGTTGAGCCGTGA
- a CDS encoding Vms1/Ankzf1 family peptidyl-tRNA hydrolase encodes MFDELFGRAELKERIEALESEKADLQDRLEAEQERRTDAVTDRQAAERRVNELEDRVTQLQDRIDRLEDGEQTLSYRRRERLAGERVRDVFDRLASLDGQSESILTAVVDDDHRIPQSLRDGFGERAALVARAAPCLAVTDDAEMVSVAFDIPNPPEAFAAWDDSVEFDRSWFEPTGRFTLALVRSDLFAMGVYEGRERTAFHGFDSELKSNHSKGGFSQSRFERLRDGQIDTHLGRCQEALAERPDDAPLFVVGERSVLGAVSDAADATAAVDATGEPERALNEAFEDFWTVTLYGV; translated from the coding sequence ATGTTCGACGAGTTGTTCGGCCGCGCCGAACTCAAAGAGCGTATCGAGGCGCTCGAAAGCGAGAAGGCCGACCTGCAGGACCGACTCGAGGCCGAGCAGGAGCGTCGTACGGACGCCGTCACCGACAGACAGGCCGCTGAACGCCGCGTCAACGAACTCGAAGACCGGGTCACGCAACTACAGGACCGGATCGACCGTCTCGAGGACGGCGAGCAGACGCTGTCCTATCGGCGACGCGAGCGACTCGCGGGCGAGCGCGTCAGAGACGTCTTCGACCGACTGGCGTCGCTGGACGGGCAATCGGAGAGTATCCTCACCGCAGTCGTCGACGACGACCACCGGATTCCCCAGTCGCTGAGAGACGGATTCGGCGAGCGCGCGGCGCTGGTCGCCCGAGCAGCGCCCTGTCTGGCCGTGACCGACGACGCCGAGATGGTGAGCGTCGCCTTCGACATCCCGAATCCGCCGGAGGCGTTCGCGGCGTGGGACGACAGCGTCGAGTTCGACCGGTCGTGGTTCGAACCGACCGGGCGGTTCACGCTCGCGCTCGTCCGGTCTGACCTGTTCGCGATGGGCGTCTACGAGGGGCGCGAGCGGACGGCCTTCCACGGCTTCGACAGCGAGCTCAAGAGCAACCACTCCAAGGGCGGGTTCTCACAGTCGCGCTTCGAGCGGCTCCGCGACGGCCAAATCGACACGCATCTGGGGCGCTGTCAGGAGGCGCTCGCCGAACGACCGGACGACGCGCCGCTTTTCGTCGTCGGCGAGCGCAGCGTCCTCGGGGCGGTCAGCGACGCCGCCGACGCGACCGCCGCCGTCGACGCCACGGGCGAGCCCGAACGGGCACTGAACGAAGCTTTCGAGGACTTCTGGACAGTCACACTGTACGGGGTTTGA
- a CDS encoding DUF5802 family protein, translating into MFEQFSRGYYLGRLYVEPQDQQPATLCRQQYEQIAAQLYAEQGRTTPDRPLVMKLGTRHFRVHGDDGVPADTLAVPPRILEADTRIHNPPALREVFLAKADRAEQLLEMEQSLPDQTGI; encoded by the coding sequence ATGTTCGAACAGTTCTCCCGGGGGTACTATCTCGGGCGTCTCTACGTCGAGCCACAGGACCAGCAGCCAGCGACGCTGTGTCGCCAGCAGTACGAGCAGATCGCAGCGCAACTGTACGCCGAACAGGGGCGAACGACACCCGATCGACCGCTGGTAATGAAACTCGGGACGCGACACTTCCGTGTCCACGGCGACGACGGCGTGCCGGCCGATACGCTCGCGGTCCCGCCGAGGATTCTCGAAGCCGACACGCGGATCCACAACCCGCCGGCGCTCAGAGAGGTCTTCCTCGCGAAGGCCGACCGGGCCGAACAGCTGCTGGAAATGGAGCAGTCCCTGCCGGATCAGACCGGGATTTAA
- a CDS encoding uracil-DNA glycosylase family protein: MKNVTHRQSNPFGMDPDCQEFVPGYGDANAHFHVIGDHPGVHGGTESGIPFTGTAASERLQRALLEAGLLESTGTPPTVDRTYFSYLYMCVHPGEPTDSEYADLERFFDSELRAITAHVLLPVGQRATEYALANYSARNGRVDMDELHASEIQGAGWLIYPIKDPREWTDDDERALIDALVALQQRDYRQEVDLGRFIPGGDPYRVR, from the coding sequence GTGAAGAACGTCACCCACCGGCAGTCGAACCCCTTTGGGATGGACCCCGATTGTCAGGAGTTCGTCCCGGGCTACGGCGACGCGAACGCCCACTTCCACGTCATCGGCGACCACCCGGGCGTCCACGGCGGTACCGAATCCGGGATTCCCTTCACAGGTACGGCAGCGAGCGAGCGCCTCCAGCGGGCGCTACTCGAGGCGGGACTGCTCGAATCGACGGGCACGCCACCGACGGTCGATCGGACGTACTTCTCGTATCTCTACATGTGCGTTCATCCGGGCGAACCGACCGATTCGGAGTACGCGGATCTGGAGCGGTTTTTCGACTCGGAGCTGCGCGCGATCACGGCCCACGTTCTCTTGCCAGTCGGCCAGCGAGCGACCGAGTACGCGCTCGCCAACTACTCCGCACGCAACGGCCGGGTTGACATGGACGAACTGCACGCCAGCGAGATCCAGGGGGCCGGATGGCTGATCTACCCCATCAAGGACCCGCGAGAGTGGACTGACGACGACGAACGGGCGTTGATCGACGCGCTGGTCGCCCTCCAGCAGCGGGATTACCGTCAGGAGGTCGATCTCGGGCGGTTCATTCCCGGCGGCGACCCGTACCGGGTGCGGTAA
- a CDS encoding energy-coupling factor ABC transporter permease, which yields MAHIHLPEGSIPLWAVGLWSALAVAVLAVAVYRLRRDGLDARHVALGGMVAAASFAVFQINVPVLGGVHLSLSALVGILVGPALGAIVMFVVNVLSAMLGHGAWGFLGANTLVSVVEVAGAYYVFQLLRGSDWSHFPAATLATIGGLAAGSVLMGAIPMVSGITGVEISGLDLGIYMLALVALNLAVAVVEGVVTGSVVSYIASIRPDLLGDRTPTAGPEVTST from the coding sequence ATGGCACACATCCACCTTCCGGAGGGCTCGATACCGCTGTGGGCGGTCGGCCTGTGGTCGGCGCTCGCGGTGGCCGTCCTCGCGGTCGCGGTGTATCGGCTCCGTCGTGACGGGCTCGACGCCAGACACGTCGCGCTCGGCGGGATGGTCGCCGCGGCGAGTTTCGCGGTCTTCCAGATCAACGTTCCCGTGTTGGGCGGCGTTCACCTGTCGCTGAGCGCGCTCGTCGGCATCCTCGTCGGCCCGGCGCTGGGCGCGATCGTGATGTTCGTGGTGAACGTCCTCTCGGCGATGCTCGGCCACGGCGCGTGGGGCTTTCTGGGCGCGAACACGCTCGTCAGCGTCGTCGAGGTCGCGGGCGCGTACTACGTCTTCCAGTTGCTTCGTGGCTCCGACTGGAGTCACTTCCCGGCGGCGACGCTGGCGACGATCGGCGGACTCGCGGCCGGTTCAGTCCTGATGGGGGCGATCCCGATGGTGAGCGGGATCACCGGCGTCGAGATCAGCGGGCTCGACCTGGGGATCTACATGCTCGCGCTGGTCGCGCTCAACCTCGCCGTCGCCGTCGTCGAGGGCGTCGTTACCGGCTCGGTCGTCTCCTACATCGCCTCGATCCGTCCCGACCTGCTCGGTGATCGAACGCCCACCGCTGGCCCGGAGGTGACCAGCACGTGA
- a CDS encoding cobalamin transport operon protein: MKRTNQYLLTGGVVAVALAVGYLGFRASGGAVPWGKRFAAVVSGGASGGDGIFQFGRGGLGGFVLAGPLRDSVGPFVAIVTLLVVGSAGLYWYSKRTDEPGGHN, encoded by the coding sequence GTGAAACGAACCAATCAGTACCTGCTCACGGGCGGTGTAGTCGCGGTCGCGCTGGCCGTCGGATATCTGGGCTTTCGCGCCAGCGGCGGCGCGGTCCCGTGGGGCAAGCGCTTCGCGGCGGTCGTCTCGGGCGGCGCGTCCGGCGGCGACGGGATCTTCCAGTTCGGCCGCGGCGGCCTCGGCGGGTTCGTTCTTGCCGGCCCGCTCCGGGACAGCGTCGGCCCCTTCGTTGCGATTGTCACCCTGCTGGTCGTCGGTAGCGCCGGGCTGTACTGGTACAGCAAGCGCACTGACGAGCCGGGAGGGCACAACTAG
- the cbiQ gene encoding cobalt ECF transporter T component CbiQ yields MSGLSSHVPDPRLLTTYAEHEDSPFHRVNAWTKVAVLALLVVAVTIADGLAAVWGLYIAVLVGYAYAGLPVRKLLAWYTLPVIFVAAIAGPLAFGIGGTPMVELGPVSITWEGAATFVTLLGRGLTVVTYSLAVWMSTPYASIAHVLGRSLPSPIDQVALFAYRFTFVILEVVEDLLAGIHARGGRIQSDFWENRSLYGRIFGHTFIRSIERSEALLKSMNARGYQGDLAVYGHVGRPPARELLAVGAFALGIVVYAVTVAYGVMP; encoded by the coding sequence ATGAGCGGACTGTCGAGTCACGTCCCCGATCCGCGGCTGCTGACTACCTACGCCGAACACGAGGACAGTCCATTTCACCGGGTCAACGCCTGGACGAAGGTGGCCGTGCTCGCGTTGCTGGTCGTCGCCGTCACGATCGCGGACGGGCTGGCGGCGGTCTGGGGCCTGTACATAGCCGTCCTCGTCGGCTACGCCTACGCCGGGCTCCCGGTCCGGAAACTCCTGGCGTGGTATACGCTGCCAGTGATCTTCGTGGCGGCGATCGCCGGGCCGCTGGCGTTCGGCATCGGTGGCACGCCGATGGTCGAACTCGGCCCCGTCTCGATCACCTGGGAGGGGGCCGCGACCTTCGTGACCCTGCTCGGTCGAGGACTGACGGTCGTGACCTACTCGCTTGCGGTCTGGATGTCCACGCCCTACGCCTCGATCGCACACGTCCTCGGGCGGTCGCTGCCGTCGCCGATCGACCAGGTCGCGCTGTTTGCCTACCGGTTCACGTTCGTCATCCTCGAGGTCGTCGAGGACCTGCTCGCGGGGATTCACGCCCGCGGCGGCCGGATCCAGTCTGACTTCTGGGAGAACCGGTCGCTGTACGGGCGGATCTTCGGTCACACGTTCATCCGGTCGATCGAGCGGTCCGAGGCGCTGTTGAAATCGATGAACGCCCGCGGGTATCAGGGCGATCTCGCGGTGTACGGCCACGTCGGTCGACCGCCGGCCCGCGAGTTGCTCGCGGTCGGCGCGTTCGCGCTGGGGATCGTCGTCTACGCTGTGACAGTCGCCTATGGAGTGATGCCATGA
- a CDS encoding energy-coupling factor ABC transporter ATP-binding protein, which yields MEFDEEPLVALHCLSHTYPDGTRSVHDVSFAVFEDETVGLIGANGAGKSTLMEHLNGLLEVQAGELRVAGELITDENVELARQEVGFVFQDADAQIVAPTVLDDVMFGPLNYGASREEARERAHEALERLDAGHLVDRVPHHLSGGEKRLVAIAGVLAMDPSVIVMDEPLAGLDPARERRVREVIEELQADGISLVVATHDVDFAAAVADRLVAMTDGDIVGDGPPEEIFYDDALLQRANLEPPTAVRMARELDVEEADPVTEDELVAALSRRQAVPGP from the coding sequence ATGGAGTTCGACGAGGAGCCGCTTGTCGCGCTTCACTGTCTGTCACACACCTACCCGGACGGGACGCGCAGCGTCCACGACGTGAGTTTCGCGGTGTTCGAAGACGAGACCGTCGGGTTGATCGGCGCGAACGGCGCGGGCAAGTCGACGCTGATGGAACACCTCAACGGCTTGCTCGAGGTTCAGGCGGGCGAGCTCAGGGTCGCCGGCGAGTTGATCACCGACGAGAACGTCGAACTCGCCCGCCAGGAGGTCGGGTTCGTCTTCCAGGACGCGGACGCCCAGATCGTCGCGCCGACGGTCCTCGACGACGTGATGTTCGGGCCGCTGAACTACGGTGCGAGCCGTGAAGAGGCGCGCGAACGCGCACACGAAGCCCTCGAACGGCTCGACGCCGGGCATCTCGTCGACCGCGTCCCCCATCACCTCAGCGGCGGCGAGAAGCGGCTGGTCGCGATCGCGGGCGTCCTCGCGATGGACCCGAGCGTGATCGTCATGGACGAACCCCTGGCCGGGCTGGATCCGGCCCGCGAGCGGCGCGTCCGGGAGGTCATCGAGGAGTTGCAGGCCGACGGAATCAGCCTCGTCGTGGCGACCCATGACGTCGACTTCGCGGCCGCGGTCGCCGATCGACTCGTCGCGATGACCGACGGCGACATCGTCGGCGACGGACCGCCCGAAGAGATCTTCTACGACGACGCGCTGCTTCAGCGCGCGAACCTCGAGCCGCCGACGGCCGTCCGGATGGCGCGGGAACTGGACGTCGAAGAAGCCGATCCCGTCACCGAGGACGAACTCGTGGCGGCGCTTTCCCGACGACAGGCGGTTCCGGGCCCGTGA
- a CDS encoding glutamate synthase subunit beta, which translates to MSKDHPDGYLKHGREPIHKRDPDERKNDFEEIWEQKWDEDHLRSQGERCMSCGTPTCMSGCPIGNIIPDWNDLVYRGDWKRALERLHATNNFPEFTGYNCPAPCENTCTLNYNDDPVTIKSIERAIVDRGWEEGWIEPDPPEQRTDYEVAIVGSGPAGLAAAQQLNRAGHYVTVYERDAHPGGLMRYGIPDAKFSKKKVERRIDQLREEGIEFECGVEVGEDVPAETLEDEYDAACIAVGSQKPIDIPIDGRDLDGIYFAMEYLPRANPGQNDGVAVPEAMDAEDRNVVVLGGGDTGADCVGTAHRQGATQVVQIELLPRPPEERPEGNQWPDQPQTYEKSYSQEEGGVEEYCVQTQEFLDADGDGTVDELRAHRVEWDQNEDGEWESTVVEEDVRVDADMVLIAAGFDGPEETPFDPLGLEMADDGTFETDDYQTSVDGVFAAGDANSGPSLIVWAIGEGRDAARHIDEYLTGETDLPPSLETDNEMVVSRR; encoded by the coding sequence ATGAGCAAAGACCACCCCGACGGCTACCTGAAACACGGGCGCGAACCGATCCACAAACGCGATCCCGACGAGCGCAAGAACGATTTCGAGGAGATCTGGGAACAGAAGTGGGACGAGGATCACCTCCGGTCGCAGGGCGAGCGGTGTATGTCCTGCGGGACGCCGACCTGCATGAGCGGCTGTCCGATCGGCAACATCATTCCCGACTGGAACGACCTCGTGTATCGAGGCGACTGGAAGCGCGCGCTCGAACGACTACACGCCACGAACAACTTCCCGGAGTTCACCGGCTACAACTGTCCGGCCCCCTGTGAGAACACCTGCACGCTCAACTACAACGACGATCCAGTGACCATCAAATCGATCGAGCGCGCGATCGTCGACAGAGGCTGGGAGGAGGGCTGGATCGAACCCGATCCGCCCGAGCAGCGCACCGACTACGAGGTCGCGATCGTCGGGAGCGGCCCCGCGGGGCTGGCCGCCGCCCAGCAGCTCAACCGCGCGGGCCACTACGTCACGGTCTACGAGCGCGACGCGCATCCCGGCGGGCTGATGCGATACGGGATCCCGGACGCCAAATTCAGCAAGAAGAAGGTCGAACGCCGGATCGACCAGCTCCGCGAGGAGGGCATCGAGTTTGAGTGCGGCGTCGAGGTCGGCGAGGACGTTCCCGCGGAGACACTCGAAGACGAATACGACGCCGCGTGTATCGCCGTCGGGTCCCAGAAGCCGATCGACATTCCGATCGACGGCCGCGACCTCGATGGAATCTACTTCGCCATGGAGTATCTGCCGCGGGCCAACCCCGGGCAGAACGACGGCGTGGCCGTGCCCGAAGCGATGGACGCCGAAGACAGGAACGTCGTCGTGCTGGGCGGCGGCGACACCGGTGCAGATTGTGTCGGCACGGCTCACCGCCAGGGCGCGACGCAGGTCGTCCAGATCGAACTGCTGCCCAGGCCGCCCGAAGAGCGACCCGAGGGCAACCAGTGGCCCGACCAGCCCCAGACATACGAGAAGTCCTACTCCCAGGAGGAAGGCGGCGTCGAAGAGTACTGCGTGCAGACCCAGGAGTTCCTCGACGCCGACGGCGACGGGACGGTCGACGAACTCCGCGCCCACCGCGTCGAATGGGACCAGAACGAGGACGGCGAGTGGGAGAGCACCGTCGTCGAAGAAGACGTGCGCGTCGACGCCGACATGGTGCTGATCGCCGCCGGATTCGACGGCCCCGAGGAGACGCCGTTCGACCCGCTCGGGCTCGAGATGGCCGACGACGGCACGTTCGAGACTGACGACTACCAGACGAGCGTCGACGGGGTCTTCGCCGCGGGCGACGCCAACTCCGGCCCGTCGCTGATCGTCTGGGCCATCGGTGAGGGCCGGGACGCCGCCCGCCATATCGACGAGTACCTGACGGGGGAGACGGACCTGCCCCCCAGCCTGGAGACGGACAACGAGATGGTCGTGTCGCGGCGATAG